The following are encoded together in the Trichomycterus rosablanca isolate fTriRos1 chromosome 19, fTriRos1.hap1, whole genome shotgun sequence genome:
- the arhgef25a gene encoding rho guanine nucleotide exchange factor 25 isoform X1 — translation MKALQKNQGRTDQIIGAMAEMLSSLAMPSQQWDSEENQELAVDEDQESLEWARSSKNSPERGQKDKEDSYSAAGSEGSISTSVASLPPQASGSSAPNSPASRRSVSTLKKWLTNPVRKLSVGAAGGTKGERATRRQEGKPPPPSCKSNPELGNSREDNIIFTNTEKELEWRDGLPALEDASGILQSHGLQSDSFQSSTSLDQTQNTQSSHLHLDATGSASIDDSSSQSSASVDSEEERRSALEKSMYVLTELIETEKLYVEDLGLIVEGYMATINTKGVPEDMKGKDKIVFGNIHQIYDWHKDYFLGELEKCVEEPERLAQLFIKHERRLHMYVVYCQNKPKSEHIVSEYIDTYFEELKQQLGHRLQLNDLLIKPVQRIMKYQLLLKDFLKYYTKAGMNTEDLEKAVEVMCFVPKRCNDMMNVGRLQGFEGKITAQGKLLQQDTFTVAEQDSGLLSRPKERRVFLFEQIVIFSEPIDRKKGFSIPGYIFKSSIKVSCLGVEACVDGDPTRFALTSRGADGNAVRFVLQSSSMDISRSWLSDVSQILETQRNFLNALQSPIEYQRRENKSNSLGRTMRAPVCTTSGLRPHSSASMDRHKAPCLRAYNTSLPSLYLSSQATSDTSAQLELPQGQRCTLETRLENQTVSPTHVQLAFRQEPTLSQTVHSLQTVSNGVHPSSTHSSQHEAEGGSRAVQHSLGLSALGPSSSLQHSNHLAQLDEDDL, via the exons ATTCTTACTCCGCTGCGGGCAGCGAGGGAAGTATATCCACGTCGGTGGCCTCTCTACCCCCCCAGGCGTCAGGCAGCTCTGCCCCAAACTCGCCTGCCTCACGACGCTCGGTCAGCACGTTGAAGAAGTGGCTGACCAATCCGGTTCGCAAGCTGAGCGTTGGGGCAGCTGGAGGAACTAAAGGCGAGAGAGCAACACGTAGACAAGAGGGCAAACCGCCGCCTCCGTCTTGCAAGAGTAACCCGGAGCTGGGAAACAGCAGAGAGGACAACATCATCTTCACCAACACCGAAAAAGAGCTG GAATGGAGAGATGGTCTACCTGCTTTAGAAGATGCTTCAGGAATCCTACAATCCCATGGTCTTCAGTCCGATTCATTTCAGAGCTCCACGTCACTGGATCAAACACAG AACACACAATCCAGTCACCTGCATCTAGACGCCACCGGCTCCGCGTCGATAGACGACAGCTCCAGCCAATCGTCAGCCTCAGTGGACAGTGAGGAGGAGCGCAGGAGTGCCTTAGAGAAAAGCAT gtATGTActgacagagctgatcgagacAGAGAAATTGTACGTAGAGGATCTGGGACTCATAGTGGAG GGCTACATGGCCACTATAAACACTAAGGGAGTACCAGAAGACATGAAGGGAAAAGACAAAATAGTGTTCGGCAACATACACCAGATCTACGACTGGCATAAAGA TTATTTCCTGGGTGAGTTGGAGAAATGTGTAGAGGAACCAGAGAGACTGGCACAGCTCTTCATCAAACAT GAACGACGACTTCACATGTATGTGGTGTACTGCCAAAACAAACCAAAGTCGGAGCACATAGTCTCAGAATACATAGACACCTATTTCGAA GAGTTGAAGCAGCAGCTCGGTCACAGGTTGCAGCTCAATGATCTCCTCATTAAACCTGTACAGAGAATCATGAAGTACCAGCTGCTTCTGAAG GATTTTCTGAAGTACTACACCAAAGCTGGGATGAATACAGAGGATCTGGAG AAAGCAGTGGAGGTGATGTGCTTTGTTCCTAAGCGCTGTAATGACATGATGAACGTGGGGCGGCTGCAGGGCTTTGAG GGTAAAATCACAGCACAGGGAAAACTTCTCCAGCAGGACACGTTTACAGTCGCTGAGCAGGACAGCGGCCTTCTGTCCAGGCCGAAGGAGAGGCGGGTCTTCCTGTTTGAGCAGATAGTCATTTTTAGTGAGCCAATTGACCGGAAAAAAGGATTTTCAATACCTGGTTACATCTTTAAGAGCAGCATTAAG GTGAGTTGTCTGGGTGTGGAGGCATGTGTAGACGGTGATCCAACTCGCTTTGCTCTGACGTCTCGAGGTGCTGATGGCAACGCGGTGCGCTTCGTCCTGCAGTCCTCCTCGATGGACATCAGCAGGTCCTGGCTGAGCGACGTGAGCCAGATCCTAGAGACACAGCGCAATTTCCTTAACG CCCTGCAGTCACCCATCGAGTACCAGCGGAGGGAGAACAAGAGTAACAGTCTGGGTCGGACCATGAGAGCACCAGTGTGCACAACATCAGGTCTGAGGCCGCACTCTTCAGCTTCCATGGACAGACACAAAGCACCATGTCTGCGTGCCTACAACACATCGCTACCCTCCCTATACCTGTCCAGCCAGGCCACATCCGACACATCTGCACAGCTAGAG TTACCACAGGGGCAGCGCTGCACACTGGAGACCCGGCTGGAGAACCAAACCGTTTCTCCAACCCACGTCCAGCTCGCCTTCAGACAGGAGCCTACACTTTCTCAGACTGTCCACTCATTACAAACAGTATCTAACGGTGTCCACCCCTCCAGCACCCACAGCTCACag CATGAAGCCGAGGGTGGATCCAGAGCTGTGCAGCATTCACTGGGCTTGTCTGCTTTAGGTCCGTCCTCCAGTCTGCAGCACTCCAATCATTTGGCCCAGCTGGATGAGGACGACCTGTGA
- the arhgef25a gene encoding rho guanine nucleotide exchange factor 25 isoform X2 gives MKGAHHHRGCACQHLFRKVLAKCGCCYARVRDSYSAAGSEGSISTSVASLPPQASGSSAPNSPASRRSVSTLKKWLTNPVRKLSVGAAGGTKGERATRRQEGKPPPPSCKSNPELGNSREDNIIFTNTEKELEWRDGLPALEDASGILQSHGLQSDSFQSSTSLDQTQNTQSSHLHLDATGSASIDDSSSQSSASVDSEEERRSALEKSMYVLTELIETEKLYVEDLGLIVEGYMATINTKGVPEDMKGKDKIVFGNIHQIYDWHKDYFLGELEKCVEEPERLAQLFIKHERRLHMYVVYCQNKPKSEHIVSEYIDTYFEELKQQLGHRLQLNDLLIKPVQRIMKYQLLLKDFLKYYTKAGMNTEDLEKAVEVMCFVPKRCNDMMNVGRLQGFEGKITAQGKLLQQDTFTVAEQDSGLLSRPKERRVFLFEQIVIFSEPIDRKKGFSIPGYIFKSSIKVSCLGVEACVDGDPTRFALTSRGADGNAVRFVLQSSSMDISRSWLSDVSQILETQRNFLNALQSPIEYQRRENKSNSLGRTMRAPVCTTSGLRPHSSASMDRHKAPCLRAYNTSLPSLYLSSQATSDTSAQLELPQGQRCTLETRLENQTVSPTHVQLAFRQEPTLSQTVHSLQTVSNGVHPSSTHSSQHEAEGGSRAVQHSLGLSALGPSSSLQHSNHLAQLDEDDL, from the exons ATTCTTACTCCGCTGCGGGCAGCGAGGGAAGTATATCCACGTCGGTGGCCTCTCTACCCCCCCAGGCGTCAGGCAGCTCTGCCCCAAACTCGCCTGCCTCACGACGCTCGGTCAGCACGTTGAAGAAGTGGCTGACCAATCCGGTTCGCAAGCTGAGCGTTGGGGCAGCTGGAGGAACTAAAGGCGAGAGAGCAACACGTAGACAAGAGGGCAAACCGCCGCCTCCGTCTTGCAAGAGTAACCCGGAGCTGGGAAACAGCAGAGAGGACAACATCATCTTCACCAACACCGAAAAAGAGCTG GAATGGAGAGATGGTCTACCTGCTTTAGAAGATGCTTCAGGAATCCTACAATCCCATGGTCTTCAGTCCGATTCATTTCAGAGCTCCACGTCACTGGATCAAACACAG AACACACAATCCAGTCACCTGCATCTAGACGCCACCGGCTCCGCGTCGATAGACGACAGCTCCAGCCAATCGTCAGCCTCAGTGGACAGTGAGGAGGAGCGCAGGAGTGCCTTAGAGAAAAGCAT gtATGTActgacagagctgatcgagacAGAGAAATTGTACGTAGAGGATCTGGGACTCATAGTGGAG GGCTACATGGCCACTATAAACACTAAGGGAGTACCAGAAGACATGAAGGGAAAAGACAAAATAGTGTTCGGCAACATACACCAGATCTACGACTGGCATAAAGA TTATTTCCTGGGTGAGTTGGAGAAATGTGTAGAGGAACCAGAGAGACTGGCACAGCTCTTCATCAAACAT GAACGACGACTTCACATGTATGTGGTGTACTGCCAAAACAAACCAAAGTCGGAGCACATAGTCTCAGAATACATAGACACCTATTTCGAA GAGTTGAAGCAGCAGCTCGGTCACAGGTTGCAGCTCAATGATCTCCTCATTAAACCTGTACAGAGAATCATGAAGTACCAGCTGCTTCTGAAG GATTTTCTGAAGTACTACACCAAAGCTGGGATGAATACAGAGGATCTGGAG AAAGCAGTGGAGGTGATGTGCTTTGTTCCTAAGCGCTGTAATGACATGATGAACGTGGGGCGGCTGCAGGGCTTTGAG GGTAAAATCACAGCACAGGGAAAACTTCTCCAGCAGGACACGTTTACAGTCGCTGAGCAGGACAGCGGCCTTCTGTCCAGGCCGAAGGAGAGGCGGGTCTTCCTGTTTGAGCAGATAGTCATTTTTAGTGAGCCAATTGACCGGAAAAAAGGATTTTCAATACCTGGTTACATCTTTAAGAGCAGCATTAAG GTGAGTTGTCTGGGTGTGGAGGCATGTGTAGACGGTGATCCAACTCGCTTTGCTCTGACGTCTCGAGGTGCTGATGGCAACGCGGTGCGCTTCGTCCTGCAGTCCTCCTCGATGGACATCAGCAGGTCCTGGCTGAGCGACGTGAGCCAGATCCTAGAGACACAGCGCAATTTCCTTAACG CCCTGCAGTCACCCATCGAGTACCAGCGGAGGGAGAACAAGAGTAACAGTCTGGGTCGGACCATGAGAGCACCAGTGTGCACAACATCAGGTCTGAGGCCGCACTCTTCAGCTTCCATGGACAGACACAAAGCACCATGTCTGCGTGCCTACAACACATCGCTACCCTCCCTATACCTGTCCAGCCAGGCCACATCCGACACATCTGCACAGCTAGAG TTACCACAGGGGCAGCGCTGCACACTGGAGACCCGGCTGGAGAACCAAACCGTTTCTCCAACCCACGTCCAGCTCGCCTTCAGACAGGAGCCTACACTTTCTCAGACTGTCCACTCATTACAAACAGTATCTAACGGTGTCCACCCCTCCAGCACCCACAGCTCACag CATGAAGCCGAGGGTGGATCCAGAGCTGTGCAGCATTCACTGGGCTTGTCTGCTTTAGGTCCGTCCTCCAGTCTGCAGCACTCCAATCATTTGGCCCAGCTGGATGAGGACGACCTGTGA